The following nucleotide sequence is from Arvicola amphibius chromosome 1, mArvAmp1.2, whole genome shotgun sequence.
GCGGCAGCGCTGGCAGCCTCTCAGGTAGGCCCCGGAGCTGGCACCCATGACCACAGCCTCCGAGTAGCTGGGCACCAGTTGCCGATTGGAGCAGATGTGCCACTCAAGCTCTGTGAAGTCCACGGTGGCCACTCGAGAGAGTGGTGGCCCGCTGGGCACAGCCCCTGGGGGCGGTGAGCTGGCACCGAAAAGCTTCTCCACCTGGTAGTGTACGTGGGCTGTCCCATAGGCTGCCACCACGCGCAGTGGCCAGGACAGTGTGGCCGCGGACACCAGCCAGAAAACCCAGGCTCGGGCATACCAGGGTGGGCTGCGGGGGTCTGCGAAGACCATGAGGGACTCACGGAAGTCCACATCCTTCAGATGCATGCCCTCGCGGGCCTCCAGGTAGTCATCCAGGCCCTCATTGGCACTGAAGAAGCGAGCCCTCTGTGTGAGGTATGAGGCCTCGGCCTCAGCACTGCCGAAGCTGAAGCACTTGGTGAAACGCAGCCGTGTGGCTGCATGGTCTGCCAGGCCCACAAGCTCCTTGGAGACATCACGGACACCATGTGCAGTGTAGTCGAACTCACCCCGAGCTGTGCGACTGTCTGCCCTTTCATGGTAGACCTGTGTGGTGGTGTAGGCATCCCCATTGCGGTAGCGGGTGATCTGGCGAGTGCGTCGCACATAGTGGTAGCTGGTGGCCTTCCACCAGACACAGGGCGGAGCCTGCTGCAGCCGGTGGATCAGGGCAAGCACGGTGTTGGCATCGGTGCGAGGCGCCTGGCATGACCGCACATGACAGTGCCAGCACTCTGCCAGgtagaggaggtagaggagggagaCGAAGGCCAATGGGATGTACAGGTAGCCATCAGAGCAGGGACTGGCTGGGTAGGTGGGCGGTGGACCGCCAGCCCCACGAGCCAAGGCTGCCTCAGGCCCCAGGACCAGGCGAGGCACAGTGGCCAGGCGACACCAGGCCACCACAGCCCCACAGGCATGGATGAGCAGTGTGAGGAGCAGGCACTTCCAGTGAGACTCTCGACACAGAGAGCCTCCCAGGGACTGCTTCAGGGGCCGCTGCTGCAGGGTGGGCAGAGAAGGAGAGGCACATGTCAGTGGGCACCACTGCTGTGAAGGAGGAGGTACCCTAGGACCCACTTcatagaagaaactgaggcttccAGTGATTGAGCTGTTCTTCAAGCCTCACAGTAGCAAACCTTGTCTATCTGCTTAGAGCCTGCCTCCCTCTGTGCCCTGCTGTCTCTCAGTCAGGAACCTCCTACCCCCGTAAGAGCACAATGGAAAAGAAACGACCCCCTCCTCGTCACTACTGAGAAATATGACTTCTGGTAGTTCCTGCTCTGTTTCTAATTTGCTGTGTGCATTTGGCCACATTTTTACCCTCTCTGGGTCTGGATTTTGGTCCTGTTGGTCTGAGAGGCTGATGTGGCagggagcagtgtgtgtgtgtgtgtgtgagagagagagagggggggggtggaCTATGGAGACGGCTATATACAGCAGCTCTGGGGGTGCCAGCTCTTCAGTGGCTTGGGCAGACAACTCTACTTTAGCGCTGTTTCCTCATTTCATACATCTGGTTGTTGAAGATGCAGAGAGATCACATGTGGGAATTTGCTAGCATAGGGTCTAGCCCTGGGAATAAACACTTTTGCTGCTACCCTGCGACTCCCATTGGTCCCTTGTTCCACTAGGGATGGCAGGAGACTTGGGAGAGGCTGTTAagtgagagagacatacataagcacagagagagagagagagagagagagagagagagagagagagagagagagagagagagagagagagagaggaagtatgAGTCTCAGGGCTGGGAGCAGATGGAGGGCCACCCTGCACTCTGTGCTGAAGGGAGAGATGGATGGAACACAAGCCACTGGACACCACATACTACTTCTTGACCCAGAGGCTTGGCACATCTTCCATGGCTGGTAGGGCTGACAGCCTGGCCACCTCAGCTCTGGGGTCaatagaaagggaagggaaagaggaagggggactGGAAGAGAGGAGGTGGAAGGTGTAGATGTCACCTACTCAGTCCTACCATGCCTTGAGAGGTCTAAGAGGAGAAGGGACAGCCCTCAGTCCCATCCAGGGCAGCCTGCTCCCACTTGTATCAAATTTATAGGTGCATTCTGCCACCTAGACCTGTCCCAGCCAggtgcacacacccacccacccacacccccaacaCATGCTCATCACAGACCCACCCACTGCAAAGGAACAGCATCCCTCATACAAGAAACAACAGACCCTTGCCTGTTTTCAGAGCACAAGGTATACTCAGACACGCTATCACTTCACCACaggacacacatgtacatacatattacaCACAGTCATCCAGACACATAAGACCCCCACCTGACCACAGTGCACATCTACCCTACCCTATAGCAACCTGACACCCACAGCCCACACTTAGCCACACGCTAAAGAGGCACAGCATGAAATCATACACACCCACACTCTTGAGTGAAGAAGACCCAAGGCAAGGAACCCACCAGAGCCTCACCTGACTGCAGGGTACATATGTCCCTACTGAAGCTACAGGGAACACACAACCGGAtctgtctcacacacaccacacacacaagcacattccatccacttacacacacagaccGCTGGCCATCCTGCTTTCCACGCTACCACCTATCCATCCTACACTTGGCACATCCTCCTGGCCAGAGTCGAggatgggctctggggatctcaGCCACTGGAGTGAACCCTCAGTCCtcacctgggggtgggggagagaagggtaTCAGCAGccgctcccttctcttcccttcttccctcccccacccccagtccgtGCTACAGCTGCTGCATTGCAGGCACCGCCCGACACCTCGTGAGCAACCGGGCAGGACTGGGGACCTGACCCCAAGGCCCTAACAGTCGGGGACAGCATCCCAGGCTGCGCTCTGGAACAGGGACGCGTGGGGGCCACAGGCGCTGACGTCACAGGACCGAAGAGGATGGTTGAGGGGGCGCCGAGGGCCCAGGTCTCCCCTACATTCCTGCTCAACCATTCCTGTCCTGACCTACGCGGACCCCGAAACCACGACCCCAGCCAGAACGCTGCCTCCCCAATGACGTCATTGCTGGAGGGGCTCAGGGACTTTCCTTCTCAATCCCCCTCTGGGGTTCGTCCCTCCACTGGTCCCCTtcacctctctccagccctggctctgtTCCCACCACACGCCGCCTGTACCTCCTCCCGCAGCGGCTCGCTGTCCGGAATGAGTGCGGGCACCTCCCCGCAGTCGCCACCTTCGCCCTCCGGCATGGTGTCCTGGCTGCTCCGGCTGCCGGGCCCGAGCCCCGGGCATGATAAGCGGTGGGGCGCGGAGGGCTGCGGCGCTGCCCCGAGGGGCGTCCGCTCGGCTCGGCGGCCGCTGAGGAGTGCGCCGAGCCCAGCCGGAGCACAGCCCGAGCGCGGCGGCGTTGGCGGCCGCGGTGCCCGGCGCCCCGCCCTCCGCTGACCCCGCCCCCGCGGCACCGGCGGCGCCGCTGGCCGTGCCTGGCACCGCGGGCGCCCCTCGCCTCTGGGAAGCCCAATCTGGGCCGCCGGACGCCTGGCTTCTCTGGCCGAGCTCGCACTTGCGACCTTGGGCGAGTCCTTGCTCTATGGTGCCCGAGTCTCCCCAGCTGCGTAATGAGGCAGGTGATTCTGCAGGTGGGTGGGCGCCCGCCGGGCCCCTCTCTAGGGAATGGGCCAAGCGCTATAAGCCCACCCAGACTCCACCCCAGAAGCTTTGCTTGTTAATACTCAGAAGGGAAAGATTAGTTTTATTCGCTGGACTCTGTTTGCGGCTGGAGGGCTGGAGCTAGGGCACCAGGAACTCTAGGCTGCACGACCTTTGACCAGCATATTTCACCCCTAAACTCAGCTTTTCTATCTGAGAAATGGAGATGGAAAAGTGTTGGATTAAATTCACTATTCTTCTCAGATCAGGCAGGCGAATAGGTTCTGCCCTGAATGGGACAGCCTTTTCCCAGATGCATAAGGCCCCAGTACTCCTCCTTCGCCCTCAGGGGGCTGGGTTCCTCACCCAGGCTTGGGTCTGGACCTTGCCCCCAATCTAGATAATTAATGGGTAGGACAGAGGGAGCTGTAAGCTAGGTGGGCTCTTCATTGTGTGTTTGAACAAAGGGTAACTCCATGACTGTTTGAGCATTAGAAGATGGTAACAGATATAAAGGactgttttgtgctttttatttattattactatttttttttgagacttggtttctctgtgtagccctggctgtcctggaactcgcactgtagatcaggctggtctcaaactcagaggcataattgcctctgcctcctgaatgctgggattaaaggcatgtgccaccatcatcccgatttattatttgtttagctacttattttgtgtttatttttaaaaatattttatttatttatttattacgtatacaatattctgcctacatgtatgcctgcatgccggaagaggacaccagacctcattacagatggtcgtgagccaccatgtggttgctgggaattgaactcagaacctttggaagagcagccagtgctcttaaccactgagccatctctccagccccttgtgtttattttttaaattgttattttgcctctatgggtgttttgcctttttgcatgtttgtgtaccacatgaatgcagtgcccacacaggccaaaagagagtgttggatctcctggagctggagttagagatgactGTGAGCCGCTACGGGATGATGGGAATCCAACCCaggcaaacagtgctcttaactgttgagccatctctccaaccgccccatttgtttgcttgtttagtgGGCACAGATGTTTGCTGGCTAGCTTCTAGTGTAATGAGTGTTCTTGGACTCTAGGAGGACATAGATAGATGTGGAAAGTCCTTGTCCTCACAGAAGTTATCCAGGGGAAAGTCTGGCTAAAGATGGGAGGGCCAGAGGCCTGAGTCTGGCCTCTGTAAGAGCTTTATCCCTCTGTAAGAGCTAAACTGATCCCCCTACCTAAAATGTAACCACGTTTTAAATTTATTTCGTGTATCTCTCTCTGGAGGGGATGTATGTGAAGCGGAGCACTTTAAGCACAATGCACAGAGGACGACCTtctggagttgattctcttcttccactatgtagggtctgggaattgaacttaggtcctcggGATTGACcgtctgctgagccacctcacatgAAGGCTAATGTGACTCTTAAAGGCTCTGGACAAACTGATAAGATGGGAACGGGTATCCCGAGTGGAGGAGCAAAAGCAGCAGTTAGACCTTCATGGACTGAGTTTGGGGAGCAGGAAGGTCTCACCTTATGTAACTGAACACTTAAGTAGCTAATCAACTGCAAGGATCAGAGGGCGTGTGGTGCTCTCTGGAGAACAAGTCCGCCAGAAAGGGGCCCTTGAAGACTGTCTCCTGTAAGGGTGGGACTGCTTACAACCTGGGTGGGAGACTAAGAGCATGGATTAAGGGCCTCACTTTGAGTTCCGAGGACCGGTGGTGACTAAGGAGTTCCGACTGCACCTCAGGGTCAGGATCAGcacacttctgcctcccaaatccacCGGACCACTGGAGAAAGCAATGGGACAAGGCTCAGTGTGGATTCCTGCCCCATGTAAATCACCAGATCTCCGGAATTTCGGATCTTCTGGGTCTCAATTTCTGTCCCCTGCcccgtgcgtgcatgcgtgcgtgtgtgtacaccCGCGCGCATGATATATTGAGTGCGATCCCAAACCCTCCCAGCAGAGACCCTTGCAGAAGAGCAGTAGAGCGTCGGACGCTAAATGGTATTTTTCAGCACCAGCTAACGGACAGCACCTGCTCCGAAAGGAGTGGGAGGCCGGAGGAGGAGTCAGCGTTTTAGGGTTCTGGACCGCGCTGTCACTCGCGGGCAACACCGCGACATTCCGCTACAGGAACGAGTGAATTGGAGGAAAGAGAGCACAAGAGGGCGGGCAGTGATCGGTCAGAGCTTGACCGACTGCCAAATTCCTCCTGGACTGCGTTGCGGCGGAGGCAGCTCTGAATCCTGGCTAGCTGTGTCGATCCGGAGCTCCATCTTCCTACCGGCGTAGTCGTGGCAAGGAGCGTCAAGCGTCCCTAGGCGCAGACGCGGAACTAAGTTACAAATCCTTTCCACCTATTGGCTGGTTGTGCCGCGAATTAGCAAGCCTCCTACTCAATCGGAGACCGTCTTGAATAGCTCCGCCCCCTACCTATCGGAAGTTGAATATAACCAAATCCGATTGGACTAAGGCACACTAGTAGccaattgggagtgtgggggggggggaataatcGGCTCCTCCGAAAGGCCAATGGTAGACAGCGGACTGTGACGCCCCGTACATGGCGGCTGAGATCGGCCAGCCCTGGGACGTGTCTGGCTGTCGTGTAACTTCGGTCAGTTCTGGGCCAGAGAAGCAGCTGTTTCAGTAGTGTTTGTACCCGACTCAGCGCAGCCTGCCCTTGGGTAGAGCGATCGTCTTGGCCATGGCTTATCACTCGGGATACGGAGCCCACGGTGCGTGAGGAATGGGGAGGGCGGGGCGCGGCCTGGCAGCAGGGTGCCAAATCCCCTGCGAGACCCACTCGCCCGGAGGGAGATGGCTTGCGGTGACTGCTGTCCAGGGAGGGGAATGTctctcaggttcctgccctgccacACTACAGCGTGTCCTGGACTTCGCCCTTGCTGGCCAATCCTGAGATTAGGCGGCGATAGCACTACTGAGATCCCCAAGTCTCTACATGAACCGGCCTCGCCTCCAGAACTTCCTTCTCTGTTAAACTCTGGCAGCATTCCTGACCACTGTCCAGGAACTCTGAGTAGCCAGTGTTGACTTTTCTACCTGTGTTAAGGGATGTCTTTCCGGTGATCGTACTCAAGCAAACATCTGTTCACTCTCTAAATATTCAGGGATCATCTCCCTTGCGAGACTTCCCAGAAATCCCAAGTGGACAGCCACTTCTAGGTGCGCCTAACCCCACACCGGCATGTAGTAAAGGATTGCTCCAAAAGGATAGGAGATCTTTCTAAAAATGCATCCTGACTTCTCCTCAACCATTGTTTCGTGTCCCAGGACCTATGCACAGCTTCTCATCCTGGGGCAATGGTTTGGGTTCTTGCTCAGTATTTCTGTTACCTACTTTGGTACTCCCACACCTGCAGGTTCCAAGCACAGGACCCGGGCAGCTCCagatcctcctcctctctttgatGATACAAGTGGTGGCTATTCCAGCCAACCAGGTGGATACCCAGCCTCAGGAGCTGATGTAGCCTTCAATGTCAACAACCTGCTTGGAGACCCAATGGCCAATATGGCTATGGCCTATGGCAGCTCCATAGCATCCCAAGGGAAGGACATAGTGCACAAAGAGGTGTGGCCTGTGCTCAGGGAAAGGGATACAGGATTTCTGGCAAGGGTTGGGATGTCACAGGCCTCCACTCGATTCCCCACACAGCCTCTGGGAACACATCTGCAGTCTCTTTTCTCTACTTCCAGCTGCACCGCTTTGTCTCTGTGAACAAACTCAAGTATTTTTTTGCTGTGGACACAGCCTATGTAGCCAGGAAGCTAGGACTGTTGGTCTTCCCCTACACACATCAGGTGAGCTTCCCACCAGGTGAGCTGGCAAATCTCTCCGCACTTTCGGATAACCTGATCCTCAGGCCTCAAcccctttctcctcttgttttccccttctcctgcttACCTGACCCCTGCCACTGCTAGAACTGGAGAATGCAATACAGTCAtgatgtgcctctgcctccacggAAAGACCTCAACGCTCCTGACCTCTATATCCCCAGTGAGTCTCTGATGTGGGCTTGGGGACACGGGTACTTGTACCTTGAAGCATCATTAGGAAGGAGACTCAACTAATGACCCAGCCTCCATTCctggtgtgttcatgtgtgactGTTGCTAGATACCAGGTGACAGGGTGACCAGTAGGAAACTTCCTGAATGGGACCTTGATGTTTCCATAATGCCTTTTTGCCTTTGGACCCTGTCTCTTTCAAGTCTGGAATGCTAGGTTACCTGGCCTGGCTGCTTCCAGCTATTGGACTTTAGGCTGGTTCTTTCAGCAAGACAAACAATGGCTTCTACTTCAGAGAATTGTCATGGAGAGCCAGGGAGACGATGTGTGCTGTGCATTCCACCTGGCGTAAAGGAGACACACCACACAATAAATGCTCGCTGTTGTTTGTTATTATTACCCTGTCCGCTGAGGCCTGCTCCAGCGTgtgtgcccacccccaccccccaccaggAAACCTGACCCCTGGAGCAAATGCTTTCTCCCTTCTGGATTCTCACAGCTGCCTGTTCCATGGCACCTGTCGGGCTAGCTACATAGCCTCTGCACCTCATTCTTCTCTGTCTTGTTGGCTAATCAGGGTCAGGCTCAGAGGACACCCACGAGCAGATTTTCTAGGGTGGGGCTGTCCAGAGGAGCTGCCAGGAAGGGTTGTTCCATCCCTTGATCCTCTCCTGATCACTGTTACAAGCTGGTACGGTCATCCTGTCTCCTGTTGAAGCCATGGCTCTTAGGGACTTAGTTTACAGGTGGCAATGTGTGCCCTCTGGTGGCCATACCAGTTAATAAGCGGGAAGGTGATGGCTTATGATCCTGGGTGGTCCAGTGGTATTCAGCTGGAGGGGTAGTCAGAGGGGTGCATCGGATAGGACACTGGAGAACTGAATGCGAAGAGTGAGCCATGTTGGGATATTCAGGGGGGAAGTATGGGAGATGCTGGGATATCGGTGGGCTTGACTGCCTAATGAGAGGCTTTGGGCGAGGAAGCCAGACTGActacttctcctcctctcttggCAGCCATGGCCTTCATCACATATGTGCTGCTGGCTGGGATGGCACTGGGCATTCAGAAAAGGTTGGTGCTAACCCTTTCTTATTCTCTCTTCCAGcttatcttccttcctctctagGGAACGGGTGCCGGGTTCTGTGCCTGGCCCCAGCTCACTCAGGGCTTCCCTTAGCCTCTCACCTCACATCTGCTCCAGGATGGCTCATTCTGACCTACCTTCTGCCATGGCTGCAGGTTCTCCCCAGAGGTGCTGGGCCTGTGTGCTAGCACTGCACTGGTATGGGTGTTCATGGAGGTGCTGGCCCTGCTTCTCGGCCTCTACCTGGCCACCGTACGCAGTGAACTGAGTACCTTCCACCTCTTGGCCTACAGCGGCTACAAATATGTGGGGTGAG
It contains:
- the Tmem151a gene encoding transmembrane protein 151A, encoding MPEGEGGDCGEVPALIPDSEPLREEQRPLKQSLGGSLCRESHWKCLLLTLLIHACGAVVAWCRLATVPRLVLGPEAALARGAGGPPPTYPASPCSDGYLYIPLAFVSLLYLLYLAECWHCHVRSCQAPRTDANTVLALIHRLQQAPPCVWWKATSYHYVRRTRQITRYRNGDAYTTTQVYHERADSRTARGEFDYTAHGVRDVSKELVGLADHAATRLRFTKCFSFGSAEAEASYLTQRARFFSANEGLDDYLEAREGMHLKDVDFRESLMVFADPRSPPWYARAWVFWLVSAATLSWPLRVVAAYGTAHVHYQVEKLFGASSPPPGAVPSGPPLSRVATVDFTELEWHICSNRQLVPSYSEAVVMGASSGAYLRGCQRCRRSVSSNSLPPARPSGPRLPFSRSRLSLGAGGRATPGVFRSLSGGPLGRRGEDTEPLESPPCYEDALYFPVLIVHGDSGCRGDGQGAL
- the Yif1a gene encoding protein YIF1A, producing MAYHSGYGAHGSKHRTRAAPDPPPLFDDTSGGYSSQPGGYPASGADVAFNVNNLLGDPMANMAMAYGSSIASQGKDIVHKELHRFVSVNKLKYFFAVDTAYVARKLGLLVFPYTHQNWRMQYSHDVPLPPRKDLNAPDLYIPTMAFITYVLLAGMALGIQKRFSPEVLGLCASTALVWVFMEVLALLLGLYLATVRSELSTFHLLAYSGYKYVGMILSVLTGLLFGSDGYYVALAWTSSALMYFIVRSLRTAALGPDSMGSPASQQRLQLYLTLGAAAFQPLIIYWLTFHLVR